Below is a window of Streptomyces sp. ITFR-16 DNA.
AACATCGGGTCCATGAGCGCTGAACAGATGACCGCGGGCGAGATGCTCGCCGCGACGGTCCCGATGGTCCGGACCCTCAACCTCGAATTCCTGGAGTCCACCGCCGACCGCGCGGTCGTCCGCATGCCGGACCAGGCCGACTTCCACAACCACGTCGGCGGACCGCACGCCGGAGCCATGTTCACGCTGGCCGAGTCGGCGAGCGGTGCCATCGTCATCGCCGCCTTCGGCAACCAGCTGGCCCGCGCCGTCCCGCTCGCCGTGAGCGCCGAG
It encodes the following:
- a CDS encoding DUF4442 domain-containing protein; this translates as MTAGEMLAATVPMVRTLNLEFLESTADRAVVRMPDQADFHNHVGGPHAGAMFTLAESASGAIVIAAFGNQLARAVPLAVSAEIGYKKLAMGEVTATATLGRPAAEVVAELDEGKRPEFPVAVQIQRADGAVTGEMTVVWTLRPNA